A segment of the Populus nigra chromosome 12, ddPopNigr1.1, whole genome shotgun sequence genome:
atttaaaattgagttatgacaaagagtaaaataattttataaaaaaattaaaataaattatgatgattaatttaaaatcaataaaatattgaaagaaaaaatttgagAAGGAAGACTTTAAAAAGGAATAAGGAAAAAaactgggaaaaaaattaaggtgtttCACTGTTCATATGAACAGTGCTGGAGCACCGTAATCAATTATTCAAATTCTAGTTAGCAGAGAGAAGAATTGACAGTTCGTTAATTGTAGTGATTCTGTCAACAGCCCCAAACCTCTGCATGCTCTCTATTATCGATAATCAGTAGACTAAATGCCTGACTACATATGATAAATTAAGATCTTATGGCTATGGACTCTGCTGGCAAGCATCGGGTGATGTAATTAAGGCCAAAGTTTCATTTGACTAAAGCTGTGGTgatgaataaatattttgaaaccCATTAAATGCTGAAAGATAAGCCATACCTACTGATAGATAAGCCACCCTCCGTGACAGCTGTGTAGTTGTAGCTAGATGGGGCAAACTAGCTGCCTCTTTCGACTCTCCAGTTTAATTGCCGTGGTCGCTGTTGCCTGCCGCCCAAGGCTTGTAGGCTGTAGCATCTTATTGAAGTCATTTTGAAaagtttcaagttttttctttattattattattatttcatatcaCTATATCAATATACAtgtcaatcaaaattaaattccttTCTTATCTAATCacgttaaattaaaatttactttgaAAGTATGTTTTCTAGTGTAACATAGACTTAGCTTGACctaagagaacaaaaaaaaattaaatcacatTAAAATTGGAACTACTTATTGGATTTCCTTCATGAACTAGAATTCATCCTCAGTCAAGGAAGCAATAAAGAATGACACTGAAAGTCAAGATCGGATGCTTGAACATGCAGTTTTCCCCCCAAAATCAAGGGTATTTCTGTACGTATACATTGTAGTCATCTGCTCATTATAAATTCATGCGTCCGAGGCCAGCATAGGCaaccaaaaagaacaaaatgaaGAGGTTGAGCTTATTCATGGTATTCCTCCTATGCCTAGCAGCTACTGCAATTGCCCAAAATTGTGGCCGGCAGGCTGGAGGCCAAACCTGCGCTAACAATCTTTGTTGTAGCCAATGGGGTTATTGCGGGACAAGTGACGATCATTGTAATCCTTCCAAGAATTGTCAAAGCAACTGTAGGTCCAGTGGTACTGGTGGCGGTGGTGAAAGTGCTTCAAATGTTAGAGCCACGTATCATTATTACAATCCTGACCAAAATGGATGGGACTTGAATGCTGTGAGTGCTTATTGTTCTACATGGGATGCCAATAAGCCTCTGGAATGGCGGAGGAAATATGGTTGGACTGCCTTTTGTGGACCGGTTGGACCCAGTGGACAGGCTTCCTGTGGCAAGTGCTTGAGGGTAAGAGTTAATTAAATAGACATGAAATGCACATATGAATTATATATTGTCCTTTGGTTTATTTgcttttcatatttgttttcaatagaTGTGCTTAAGAACAAAGCGCATGATGATTTCCTTAGCAGGAATGCTTTTGTTTTGTGATGATTATTTCACTTGTATAGCTAGCTAGCATGGATctttatataaattcattacACATCGAAACCCTAATTGAATTTCACGTAGGTGACCAATACTGGAACCGGAGCTCAAGTAACTGTGAGGATTGTCGACCAGTGCAGCAATGGAGGTCTAGACTTGGATGCTGGGGTGTTTCGACAAATAGATACTGATGGAAGAGGCAATGCTCAAGGCCACCTTATTGTGAACTACCAGTTTGTCAACTGCGGGGACTGAAGCATGACCCTCTAGTTAATTCTATGGCCAAATCAAATAAAAGGGAATACTTATCTTAATAATCCCAATTATTTTGGATTAATAGAAGAATTGGAGAAAGTAAACCCTGTACGTCTTGAAATTAAtatctgaatatatatatataattgcatgACTATTCGCAAATTTGAGTCTCGTCAAGTGGCAATAAGCTTTTGGTTTCGTTGGTGTGCTCTTTTTGGCAGTCCTCCTCCAGTCTCTACGTTGGACAAAGATCAAAAACTCTTGTCTTTACAtgaattctaaattaaaattcatgatcTTCCTTTGTTTGGAGATTGTCTATGATCTTTTCTCTTTAAGGTTGGATTTCAGTTTATTATACACTAAAAAAGGTAACGGAATTGGATAGTTTCAACAATGCACCCTTGTTTTTAAGAGAAGGAATGGAGAAGATTGGCGGAGATTGTCTATGatcctttttatattattcaatgtttaaggaagaaaacaacaacagtccaacaaaataaaactgctatatagtaattttttttaaaaaataatttatagggGGTAACTTGTAAGTTATTTCAGTTTATTAtatactaaaattttaaaaaaaaatcatctaataaGTGACCcaataataaaagtttgaaatCAAGGGATTTGCTCCCCAAGTTCGAGTCCTataattgctaatatgatagccactagaggtttacatggtcgttaacttcaaggcctgtgagattagtcgaggtacgcgcaaaTTAACCCAaacacccatgttaataaaaaaaaaatacaaaaatatattcttcAAGAATGTCCGGTtgtaatgaaagaaaaggaatttgttgaaaaaacaattggatactcaatttctttaaaaattcgAAGAGCTCATTGTTGTGAATTGAATTTGACAGGGAGGGAAAATCTTAATTAACTGGTGCTCTTTAAATTTAAAGCTAGATTACTGTTGGCCATTTGATGGTAGTTAAGTCCGTTATTTCTGTAATTAGTAGCCTTATACGTGTCAGATAGAGAGGATGTTGCAGAATATTAATTGTACGTGGCTCTTCTCCATATTGCTAGGCTGTAATAGAATTTGACATTACGCAACACGGATGAATGAAATGAACACAagaacctctctctctctctctctctctctctaattcaagaacacaaaatttgaaaaacccagtaaaaaaatcgttaagaaatgaaataaatcaaAGCCACGTTTCTTGAAAATCcccaaattcaaattaataacacaaaacaagaaagacccaaaaaattagaggaaaaaaaaaggggaacgTGAGTATATACCATCTAACAAAACCACTGCCATCTTTAGCACGAAAAAGTGCAGCAGCAGCATACCCATCAGTAGACTCAGCGTCTACTCTATTCCTCAtcactttttcttcttcatggcGCAGAACCTAGAGTGTTGGGTAATTCCAGAACTTAATCAGACACAAATTTACATGGTTCGATAACTTGTTTACTCTATGGAGCTACTAATTTatattaatcaagtttaaaaataatacaaacaacaaaataaaaagaagagaaaatcttctctactcaactcaagctctttttcaaatgtttttctctCTATGTTTTCACTCTTTTCTGTCACTCTTCACACTTTAACCATCCTGCTCTTCactgagcatatatatatactaagtTAGGAGTGAAGGGCATAAATTTATGCCCACCGTTTGCCTCCATTTATGCTAAGTggagattaggtattcccaTTAAACATACAGTGAAGATGGGATATTGCTTGTCTCCAAATAACTAACATAGAGGATGTAGCTTATGATGCTGAAGATGTTTTAGACGAGTTTGCGTATGAGATTATCTGCAAAAACCAAAAGAAGGGAAAGGTAAGTGACTGCTTTTCACTTCACAACCCTGCTGCGTTCCGTTTgaatatgggtcaaaaatttAAGAAGATCAATGAAGCCCTGGATGAAATCCAGAAAGATGCAGCTAGATTTGGGCTTGGATTGACATCCCTACCTATAGATAGAGCTCAAGAAGTTAGCTGGGATCCAGATCGAGAGACAGATTCCTTCCTTGACAGCTCAGAAGTTGTAGGAAGGGAGGATGATGTCTCTAAAGTTATGGAATTACTGACTAGCTTAACCAAACACCAGCATGTCCTTTCGGTTGTTCCTATTGTGGGGATGGCTGGCCTTGGAAAGACTACTGTAGCAAAAAAGTTTGTGAAGTAGTGAGGGAGAGAAAACATTTTGATGTGACTCTATGGGTTTGCGtttctaattattttagtaAAGTGAAGATTTTAGGAGCAATGTTGCAAATAATTGACAAAACTACGGGTGGGTTGAACAGTCTTGATGCAATTCTTCGAAACCTTAAGAAAGAGCTGGAAAATAAgtcattttttcttgttcttgatgatGTATGGAATGAAGACCATGACAAATGGGATGCTTTGAAGGAGCTACTGTTAAAAATTAACAGAAAGAATGGGAATGCTGTTGTTGTTACAACCCGCGCGCAGTAAGAAAGTGGCAGGCATGATGGAGACTACTCTCGGGAGTCAGCACGAGCCAAGGAGACTATCAGATGATCAATGTTGGTTCATTATCAAGCAAAAGGTGAGCAGGGGAGGAGGAACAACAATAGCTTCAGACTTAGAGTCTATTGGAAAAGAGATTGCAAAGAAATGTGGAGGGATTCCATTACTTGCTAAAATTTTGGGAGGAACTCTTCACGGAAAGCAGGCACAGGAGTGGCAGTCAATTCTAAACAGTAGAATTTGGGATTCTCAGGATGGAAATAAAGCTTTGCGCATATTGAGACTCAGTTTTGATCACCTGTCATCGCCAGCACTAAGAAAATGTTTTGCATACTGTTCCATTTTTCCTAAACATTTTGCAATTGAGAGGGAAGAGCTAATTCAACTTTGGATGGCTGAAGGTTTTCTTGGGCCATCAAATGGGAGGATGGGAAGACATAGACAACAAGTATTTCAATGACTTGCTTGCAAATTCCTTTTTCCAAGATGTTGAAAGGAATGAGTATGAGATCGTAACAAGATGCAAGATGCATGACCTAGTGCATGATCTTGCATTATAGGTCTCGAATCTGAAACGTTAACTCCGGAGGCTGTAGATAATGCATTTCGTATTCATCATCTAAATCTCATTTCTTGTGGGGATGTTGAGTCAACATTTTTAGAGGTGGTTGTTGGAAAATTGCATGCTATTTTCTCAATGGTTAATGTATTAAATGGGTTTTGGAAATTCAAAAGCTTGAGAACTCTCAAATTGAAACTGTCTGATATCACTGAGTTTCCAGATTCAATTTGCAAGCTGAGACATTTGAGATATCTTGATGTCTCATATACTACTATCAGAGCATTTCCAGAATCCATCACCAAGCTCTACCATTTGgaaacattaagattcattgATTGCAAGTCCCTAGAAAAGCTTcccaagaaaataagaaatttagTCAGCTTGAGACATCTTCATTTTGATGATTCAAACCTAGTGCCAGCTGAGGTGAGACTCTTAACACGCCTTTAAACTTtgcctttttttgttgttggttcAAATCAAATAGTTGAAGAGCTGGGATGTTTGAATGAACTAAGAGGAGTATTGAAGATATGCAAGGTTGAGCAAGTTAGAGACAAAGAAGAAGCTGAGAAGGCGAAACTGcgtgaaaaaaaaagaccaaattgGTATTTGAATGGAGTGGTGAAGGTAACAGTAGTGTTAACAACGAGGATGTGCTGGAAGGCCTGCAACCTCACCCAGACATAAGAAGCTTGACAGTTAAGGGTTACGGGGGTGAAAATTTCCCATCATGGATGTCTACATTGCTACTCAATAATCTGATGGTGCTAAGATTGAAAGACTGCAACGAGTGCAGACAACTCTCAACACTTGGATGTCTTCCTCGTCTTAAAATCTTAGAGATAACTAGAATGCCTAGTGTGAAATGTATGGGTAATGAGTTCTATAATAGCAGTGGCAGTGCAACAGTACTGTTTTCAGCACTAAAAGAATTCAGTTTGTTGGGTTTGGATGGTCTTGAAGAATGGATAGTACCAGGTGGTCAAGTATTTCCTTGTCTTGAAAAGTTGTGGATTAAGCATTGTGGAAAGTTGAAAAGCATTCCGATATGTCTTCTTTCATCTCTTGTAGAATTTGAAATTATAGGATGCGATGAACTGAGATATTTATCTGGTGAATTTAAAGGCTTCATGTCACTTCAACTTTTGAGGATAGATAATTGTTCAAAGCTTGCATCCATTCCAAGCGTACAACACTGCATAACTTTGG
Coding sequences within it:
- the LOC133669109 gene encoding pathogenesis-related protein PR-4-like, whose product is MKRLSLFMVFLLCLAATAIAQNCGRQAGGQTCANNLCCSQWGYCGTSDDHCNPSKNCQSNCRSSGTGGGGESASNVRATYHYYNPDQNGWDLNAVSAYCSTWDANKPLEWRRKYGWTAFCGPVGPSGQASCGKCLRVTNTGTGAQVTVRIVDQCSNGGLDLDAGVFRQIDTDGRGNAQGHLIVNYQFVNCGD